A genomic window from Micromonospora sp. WMMA1947 includes:
- a CDS encoding carbohydrate ABC transporter permease has protein sequence MTRLWSASRLTYLALTLSAVLSIFPIYWMFVVASRTSDTMGQVPPPLTPGGNLGANIARLFDNTDAYFLTGLINSAIVATTVTVSVVFFSTLAGFAFAKLRFRGRNALLLVIVATMMVPTQLGVIPLYLLMTKLNWNDRLPAVIVPALVTGFGVFMMRQYAGQAVSTELIEAARMDGCNTVRIYWNVVLPALRPAAAVLGLLTFMTTWNDFLWPYAVLNDPENPTVQLSLRALSDGYYQDMSQVFTGTAIATLPLLLVFIVFGRQIIGGIMEGAVKA, from the coding sequence ATGACCCGCCTCTGGTCGGCCAGCCGGCTCACCTACCTGGCGCTGACGCTCTCGGCCGTCCTGTCGATCTTCCCGATCTACTGGATGTTCGTGGTGGCCAGCCGGACCAGCGACACGATGGGCCAGGTGCCGCCGCCGCTCACCCCCGGCGGCAACCTCGGCGCCAACATCGCCCGGCTGTTCGACAACACCGACGCGTACTTCCTGACCGGCCTGATCAACTCGGCGATCGTGGCCACCACCGTCACGGTCTCGGTGGTGTTCTTCTCCACGCTGGCCGGGTTCGCGTTCGCCAAGCTGCGCTTCCGTGGCCGCAACGCGCTGCTGCTGGTCATCGTCGCCACCATGATGGTCCCCACCCAGCTCGGCGTGATCCCGCTCTACCTGCTCATGACGAAGCTGAACTGGAACGACCGGCTGCCCGCCGTGATCGTGCCGGCGCTGGTCACCGGCTTCGGCGTGTTCATGATGCGGCAGTACGCGGGCCAGGCGGTGAGCACCGAGCTGATCGAGGCGGCCCGGATGGACGGCTGCAACACCGTACGGATCTACTGGAACGTGGTGCTGCCCGCGCTGCGCCCGGCCGCCGCCGTCCTCGGCCTGCTCACGTTCATGACCACCTGGAACGACTTCCTGTGGCCGTACGCGGTGCTGAACGACCCGGAGAACCCGACGGTGCAGCTGTCGCTGCGGGCGCTGTCCGACGGGTACTACCAGGACATGTCGCAGGTGTTCACCGGCACGGCCATCGCCACGCTGCCGCTGCTGCTGGTGTTCATCGTCTTCGGCCGCCAGATCATCGGCGGCATCATGGAAGGTGCGGTCAAGGCATGA
- a CDS encoding sugar ABC transporter permease: MAVQLDARPPVAPAPRPTRPGLGNRLSRLDTKYSPYLFIAPFFLLFGVFGAYPLAYTFWVSLHDWDLLGAEHPFIGFDNYTQLLADSDFWHSVVNTLGIFVISTVPQLLAALWLANLLNRQLRARTTWRMAVLIPNVTSTAAVAIVFAVLFGREFGMINWLLDHVGINAIDWKANRFAAWVAISTMVDWRWTGYNALIFLAAMQAIPRDLYESAAIDGAGRARQFWSITVPLLKPTIIFAVIISTIGGLQLFTEPRMFNSGTNAIRGGPLRESQTVTMYMFENAFAPHYNFGYGSAVAWLLFALIAVVAAINVLLLRRLGGGSRKEVSR, from the coding sequence ATGGCCGTCCAGCTCGACGCCCGCCCGCCGGTCGCACCGGCACCCCGCCCCACCCGTCCCGGCCTGGGCAACCGGCTCAGCCGACTCGACACGAAGTACTCGCCGTACCTGTTCATCGCCCCGTTCTTCCTGCTGTTCGGCGTCTTCGGGGCGTACCCGCTGGCGTACACGTTCTGGGTCTCGCTGCACGACTGGGACCTGCTCGGCGCCGAGCACCCCTTCATCGGCTTCGACAACTACACCCAGCTGCTCGCCGACTCGGACTTCTGGCACTCGGTGGTCAACACGCTGGGCATCTTCGTGATCTCCACGGTGCCCCAGCTGCTCGCCGCGCTCTGGCTGGCCAACCTGCTCAACCGGCAGCTCCGCGCCCGGACGACCTGGCGGATGGCGGTGCTGATCCCGAACGTCACCTCGACCGCCGCCGTGGCGATCGTGTTCGCGGTGCTGTTCGGCCGCGAGTTCGGCATGATCAACTGGCTGCTCGACCACGTCGGGATCAACGCGATCGACTGGAAGGCGAACCGGTTCGCCGCCTGGGTCGCCATCTCCACCATGGTCGACTGGCGCTGGACCGGCTACAACGCGCTGATCTTCCTGGCCGCCATGCAGGCCATCCCCCGCGACCTGTACGAGTCGGCGGCGATCGACGGGGCCGGCCGGGCCCGGCAGTTCTGGTCCATCACGGTGCCGCTGCTCAAGCCGACGATCATCTTCGCGGTCATCATCTCCACCATCGGCGGCCTCCAGCTCTTCACCGAGCCCCGGATGTTCAACTCCGGCACCAACGCGATCCGCGGCGGGCCGCTGCGCGAGTCGCAGACGGTGACCATGTACATGTTCGAGAACGCCTTCGCGCCGCACTACAACTTCGGCTACGGCTCCGCCGTCGCCTGGCTGCTGTTCGCGCTCATCGCCGTGGTCGCGGCGATAAACGTCCTGCTCCTGCGCCGGCTCGGCGGCGGCTCCCGCAAGGAGGTCTCCCGATGA